The Calliphora vicina chromosome 3, idCalVici1.1, whole genome shotgun sequence genome contains a region encoding:
- the galene gene encoding uncharacterized protein galene, with translation MSGRRTQSLPAHMLEPAKPERGRCVTAICFSWKVITCIVSHVTLVLLVVSYCVGGAYLFQHLERPHEIEVKKGIHNLRLNLTDKIWNHSFNLTVLNEVTWTNVVKDDLQMLEKQILTAIKTNGWDGDEDVTKSQWTFAGSLFYSIIVITTIGYGHISPRTDWGKVTTIFYAIVGIPLMLLCLSNIGDVMATSFRFIYWRVCCYVCTRTSKKSRARTRQRSVKGHRYSSRSQPPAFRRSIKMSQRSAHGASMGGGMQHAHSDPELRTVGRHDYDRDFDYERSNDRRMHRADGRGGGDRRREHLMNMAPPPPRGSTRHLPPYEDTHYFQDDGPSYTQTLNRGARFSSRHRNRERMRDRHTVERERHLSRSKQHFDSMEELDDVPPTKRATSVRSVRTPNLRRDEISRESRETRELNRLNSHPSMPRGKSMPNSNARARAKSVDPRLSAAQFEEVDEEVVRKTPIISNRYAIVEMEHRESRNKSYLRSQSMPRSAFHKNTLNHAPSRHYEDDMPNHVNNHQSNQRHQQPRRASLGRQTSLGPPLTNSRYGNHLELPEFSKHHGQRMKRGASPRRHDIYEEDYDETFLEEPEEHIHMSRRGGGGRDYDDMEYYSPRSSSHRKRSPRKPERLPPSPRIMSPMGFAVKRQVRRRPSYDYDDDSQYGDEWSDYYGDISPKDRPVPIWLCVFLVISYILGGAALFAYWEEWSFLDSAYFCFITLTTIGFGDFVPAKGVKDESEQSIAYCSLYLLFGIALLAMSFNLVQEEFIANVKEVARRLGILKDEDDEDERD, from the exons ATGTCAGGCCGTCGTACACAATCGTTGCCGGCCCATATGCTCGAACCGGCTAAACCAGAGCGTGGACGATGCGTCACAGCCATCTGTTTTTCGTGGAAAGTGATCACTTGTATTGTGTCGCACGTGACATTGGTTTTGTTGGTGGTTTCCTATTGTGTTGGCGGTGCttatttatttcaacatttaGAGCGGCCCCATGAAATTGAG GTTAAAAAAGGCATTCACAATTTACGTTTAAATCTAACCGATAAAATCTGGAATCATTCGTTTAATCTAACCGTTTTAAACGAAGTTACCTGGACTAATGTGGTAAAGGATGATTTACAAATGCTTGAGAAACAAATACTGACAGCGATCAAGACTAATGGTTGGGATGGTGATGAGGATGTAACAAAATCACAATGGACATTTGCAGGATCattgttttattcgattattgtTATAACAACCATTG GTTATGGACATATTTCACCGCGTACGGATTGGGGTAAAGTCACCACAATATTTTATGCTATTGTCGGAATACCACTTATGCTGCTATGTCTTTCCAATATTGGTGATGTTATGGCCACTTCGTTTCG tttcatttaCTGGCGCGTTTGCTGTTATGTTTGTACACGTACCTCAAAAAAGTCACGGGCCCGAACGCGACAACGTTCTGTCAAGGGTCATCGTTATTCATCGCGTTCGCAGCCACCTGCATTTCGCAGATCCATTAAAATGTCGCAGAGATCGGCCCATGGCGCAAGTATGGGCGGTGGCATGCAGCATGCTCATTCTGATCCAGAGTTGAGAACGGTTGGCAGACATGACTATGATCGTGACTTTGACTATGAACGTTCCAACGATCGCCGCATGCATCGTGCGGATGGCCGTGGTGGTGGTGATCGTAGACGTGAACATTTAATGAACATGGCACCACCACCGCCAAGAGGTAGTACAAGACATTTGCCACCATATGAAGACACTCACTATTTTCAAGATGATGGTCCTTCCTATACTCAGACTCTGAATAGGGGAGCACGGTTTAGTAGTCGCCATAGAAATCGTGAACGTATGCGTGATCGTCATACGGTGGAAAGAGAGCGTCATTTAAGCAGATCGAAACAACATTTTGACTCGATGGAGGAGTTAGATGATGTGCCACCAACCAAAAGAGCCACGAGTGTGCGTTCGGTAAGAACACCAAATCTGAGAAGAGATGAAATTTCTAGAGAAAGCCGTGAGACTAGAGAATTGAATCGCCTTAATTCACATCCCAGTATGCCCAGAGGTAAATCAATGCCCAACTCAAATGCCCGTGCAAGAGCAAAATCGGTGGATCCACGTCTATCGGCCGCTCAGTTTGAGGAAGTAGATGAAGAAGTTGTGCGCAAAACTCCCATCATATCTAATCGTTATGCCATTGTCGAAATGGAACATCGTGAATCGAGAAATAAATCGTATTTAAGAAGTCAATCTATGCCCAGATCGGCCTTTCACAAAAACACCTTAAATCATGCGCCCTCAAGACACTACGAAGATGATATGCCAAATCATGTGAACAATCACCAGAGTAATCAACGTCATCAACAGCCTAGAAGAGCTAGTTTGGGTAGACAAACCTCACTGGGTCCGCCTTTAACAAATTCAAGATACGGCAATCATTTGGAATTGCCCGAGTTTAGCAAACACCATGGTCAACGCATGAAAAGAGGAGCTTCCCCCAGACGCCATGACATCTATGAGGAAGATTATGATGAGACATTTTTAGAGGAACCAGAGGAGCATATACATATGAGTCGTAGAGGTGGAGGTGGCAGGGATTATGATGATATGGAATATTATTCACCCAGATCATCGAGCCATAGAAAAAGAAGTCCCAGAAAACCAG AACGTTTGCCACCCTCACCGCGCATTATGTCACCCATGGGATTTGCCGTCAAGAGACAAGTACGGAGACGACCTAGTTATGATTACGACGATGATTCCCAGTACGGTGATGAATGGAGTGATTACTATGGTGATATATCTCCCAAAGATCGTCCGGTGCCCATTTGGCTGTGTGTTTTTCTAGTCATCAGTTATATATTGGGTGGTGCCGCGTTATTTGCCTACTGGGAGGAGTGGTCATTTTTAGACTCAgcctatttttgttttataactcTAACAACCATAG gtTTTGGTGATTTCGTTCCCGCCAAGGGTGTCAAAGATGAATCGGAACAATCTATAGCTTATTGCTCGTTATATTTACTGTTTGGCATAGCTCTTTTAGCCATGAGTTTTAATTTAGTGCAAGAAGAATTTATAGCAAATGTTAAAGAAGTGGCCAGACGTTTGGGCATTCTAAAAGATGAAGATGACGAGGATGAaagagattaa
- the LOC135953763 gene encoding calcium-binding protein P: MLNINFLIILCVITLNVCVAQDKWSWPKRKTNQKVRSYYPLADKRVYYTEDQYARVDRDREPTTKRPLPGQPQNDDIDDYPDANDEATKQNSPYLPNGAVGNPRFGGNFNGFGNYPQIGGGFPGNTPNGILVGPGGPTGIIGRPQGQYPGGVAPSPYPGPQAGYPGYPVTQHFPGAAVNSNPGFPGYNGLNNGLGQYPGQYPEQPSYANPNNPQQFAGAQYPQAQFPGVQYPQQPQYTEGYGLANLNPGFNANPGFNVNPQFNGNFNPNYGFGYDEYPAQAEGKSARVKAIDKKVDDKVTKNLKKS; the protein is encoded by the coding sequence atgctaaatataaattttctaataatattatgtgtaataactttaaatgtGTGTGTGGCCCAAGATAAATGGAGTTGGCCTAAGAGAAAAACGAATCAAAAAGTGCGTAGTTATTATCCTTTGGCGGATAAAAGAGTGTATTACACGGAAGATCAGTATGCTAGAGTAGATCGTGATCGTGAGCCAACAACAAAACGTCCTTTACCGGGCCAGCCACAAAATGATGATATCGATGATTATCCGGATGCAAATGATGAGGCCACCAAACAAAATAGTCCCTATCTACCTAATGGTGCTGTAGGAAATCCTCGTTTTGGTGGCAATTTTAATGGTTTCGGTAATTATCCACAAATTGGTGGAGGTTTTCCCGGCAATACTCCTAATGGTATTTTGGTGGGTCCCGGAGGTCCAACTGGCATAATTGGCAGACCTCAAGGCCAATATCCAGGAGGGGTGGCACCTTCGCCCTATCCAGGCCCCCAAGCCGGTTATCCTGGTTATCCAGTAACACAACATTTTCCAGGAGCTGCTGTTAACAGTAATCCCGGATTTCCTGGCTATAATGGGCTCAACAATGGCTTGGGTCAATATCCTGGACAATATCCTGAACAACCTTCCTACGCAAATCCTAATAATCCCCAACAATTTGCGGGTGCTCAATATCCCCAAGCACAATTTCCCGGTGTCCAGTACCCTCAACAGCCTCAATACACAGAAGGCTATggcttggccaatttaaatccTGGATTTAATGCTAATCCTGGTTTCAATGTCAATCCACAATTTAATGGTAATTTCAATCCCAACTATGGTTTCGGCTATGACGAATATCCAGCTCAGGCGGAGGGTAAAAGTGCTCGAGTTAAAGCAATCGATAAGAAAGTGGACGATAAAGTGAcgaaaaatctaaagaaatcATAA